In the genome of Lathyrus oleraceus cultivar Zhongwan6 chromosome 4, CAAS_Psat_ZW6_1.0, whole genome shotgun sequence, the window ttcacagctcttatccctgaccagggagagcttcagacaaaggagtgtgggttcagaaaggaggaacccttctacactcatgactctgacacaactgtacaactgtacaagatcttgggttaatgtcccaatgtgtcaacacagtggtgtgagcagagggacgactcaacaagaatagcaggggatggattgcacatcccttgggttctgccaattgccttaatcaaggtctttacctgcttggggactaagtttaaacaatcacaaacatcgcctcttaaggaggacttaagatagttgcctggccaagtaacaggccaggtcttccagactacatggagacaagagagtctacctcaattggtttatacaaccaagcaacagcaagcaagttctcaaagaactgttagcaactaatgtacctgaaatcaatcaaatatcatcagtataccagacaaaccaacagtaaacagcaaatgttaatctgtacagtcaaacacaagttaatgcacacaagtgcaagccatgagctcaaactcaagcatcaaaccctacaacacaaagtcaaggTTAGTCCTAAACAATTCACAAGTCAACTTAATTAACTTGCATTTTCCTCctttaaggcatttgcatctcaacctgaaaatccaaaccaaacatgagaaacaagaccactaggccaagcctagggtccaagggagatgaaaaaatcaaaacagcaagtgaaaattatccaaaatcacattccaacaaattagaaacaaatgcaattggtcccatgctcatatcattcaccatcatcatttcatgcacaaaatagcatcaaacatgcaatttgcaaaCTCAAATaaccaaacagaaagatctcaagcaaatccataccaaaacaattcaattaattccacaaaaattcaagtctaaacagaacatatccaatgaatagcatatcaaatttcagctcaattggacaaaaggaagtaggtcaatgaaaatcaagaagttcagataagttcaagcaagccaacacaaggcatcaaaacaagcatcaacttccaaaaatcataaaacagtgacacaacaagataaatgaatgggatcaaaaccacaatgacctataatgtgtctagaattcacacgtcaaatttcacatccatccaattaatcatgagaatttcacaaatcaaatgccaacatgtgtcacaaaatgtcacaaaatgatccaacagaagagaaaatctcaatcaattaggaaatgccatcaaaaattccagaaaaaatcatatgtgatctcaacatacatatgctcattcatgcaaaaatctggctcaattcaacatccctaagcaagtcaaataaaatcatgaaattcatcaagcatggtgtgacacaaattgtcacacctctaatcaaaaattcatatctcctcagccaggtatccaaaaattacaaactacataccaaaatcaccatcaaagagtcaataataagcacaaaaaatttcaatcatttctttggaagcatcatcatttcatgagtgATATGGTGAAACATGTACAAATTGCATACATTCAATCAATCCCTAAGCATTTTTATTTTCCACatgtgcacaaaaatattaaaaatcatcattaaaatctacacatcacaaggagaacaatgcaaaaagtctcactaattttggacaaaaaatgaattagatatgaatttctaaagatcatggatgaaaatgaaaatagaaatgaaaaagaaatgaaatgaattaGAATTAATATGTGAAAATGGCAAAGTCGTAATATTGAGGAACTAAACCAAAACGACGCCGTGTCAATTTAATTCAGTGGCGCGTTGTGAGTGGCTGGAGGGAGCGGGAAACACGTTTTCAAACCAGGCCATGGAAATTTTGGATCAAACGCGTCTGGCTcttgttcttcatcaagaacaattccagaatttccagaaaattggcAAGAACAATTTCTCACCAAAACGAGCAAACTATACATCATTGGAACCGTCTCTCAACCTAGATCATGGATATGTAACTAGTTTCTCCTAACTCTCAACATGTTAACCAGATCGATCAAAAAAGAAATGCACATCAAACTTCAACTCACGATTTCTCATCCAATActtaaccaaatcaaaaactataAACAACATGATGATCTACAATCAAAGACCTACAAAAGCCATATAATAGTTCATGCAATGGAGGAAATCGAAACTCTACCTCTTGGAGATTGCAGATCGTGATTTGTGCTTTTCAAGGTCCAATTATGCGAAACAGATGAAGTGCAAGGCTATGGAAGATGTTTGGAAAAGATTCCTCAGCTCAACGATGCTCCAGTTGCAagaatcttcaaaactccattGATGAGCATATGTATGACAGTCCAAATCCAGCAATGTTTAGCCACGAATTCAATGGAACAGTCCTTCACCAAGGCTTATGGAGTGTAGATCAAGCAAGGATCAAcaagattgatgaagatttggACCAGAATCGATGAAAAAGTTGAAGAAGCTTTGGAGAATTTGGAGAGAATTTGATgaaaaagtttgttagatcttgGAGAGTGTGATGTCATTAGCATTTTCTGTTACAGTTAACATTATATACCAATGCTTAATCAACTTCtttaatccaaattagcaaattGAGATGATTAGTGCTAATGAGATTCTTAATGAAATGTCCAAAATAGTCATTTTGCAAATTGGCAATGTAACAGTACATGACAGTTCCCGCAAGttctatttggcatttggagtgtgttaGAATTGGTTCCATGTGCATaggccttgtatttctcaatttcaccattccacaccaaaaatacaaatgaattcacttgaaaaatgactttttgccttgaccatttttgatgaattttgatcatgcatcatgaaagtacatgtgaaatggggtttgctcaaagaaagatcatccattttggccattccatgtgaaagttatgccactttgaatttaggcatttttggaaaatgattggaccataacttgtcaaccacacatgggaaattcaagttcttggactttttggaaaggtgagagcaagatctacaactttcatgttgaacaaaatttcatttgaagcatttttggacatgtaattttgaggtgaaaaactttccatttttggaaactttcattacaagtcactttccatttttggaaagttttctcctgactttattttcttcattcttgatgtttgaaatgtcaaatgaaacttttttcatcatgaatgaagtgtatccaactctctcccacctccaaatccatcaaatcaagcccaattgaccacagttgacttttctgattgatagataAATTTGGCTAGGCACTGATCAAGTTaagcctcaaactcctgatgcaatgactcaaggatgaaaccctagcctccataagctcaatataatcatatgatgatccccatatccattgtagaccccatctccttgccatgccttgattggcccaatgcagatgattcaactgattagggttgactagtggtcaaaaccctaatctcaaagcatctgatcaatctcttgaacctcttggatgataacaagaccatgatgatgatgatgtatcacttccaccaagatgaagatcaatctccttgagatatcatgaaaccctaatttggacccccacatcctcagatgattaatgatcagtccattcaatcaatgaaaccaTCAGCTTGCATATATCcacctctttatcttctgattaagacttgggaggatgatttgcacaatgtaaccacatgatatgcaaaatgcaatgcctaatgtcctacaaaatgcaatgcaatatgttaagctagtcccaagagaggagggcaaattttgaggtgttacaactacctgcgataaatagaaaggaaatgccgcgtaatatctgataaaatgaaataaattagagtaaataataatataatttaattgaattaagtcctaaaatgtgatataatttcatgttatcaaattcccaacttgaagattgatgaaggaaaagtaTGTGGAGAATGTAAGcttggaaaacagacaaggatgtcacaccagaagctcagacatgaccCCACTACCAAAGTTTTagaactcctccatatggatttgatgggacccatgcaggtggaaagccttggtgggaagaagtatgtatatgtagtggtggatgacttctcaAGATACACCTagatcaattttataagagaaaaatctgatgttttcGAAGTCTTCAAggatctttgtctaaaacttcaaagagaaaaggaaagtccaattatcaaaattagaagtgatcatgggaaggaatttgagaacaacaaatttgctgaattttgttcttcaggaggaattcatcatgagttctcatctcccattactccccagcaaattggtgtggtggaaagaaaaaatataactcttcaagaatcaaccagagctatgattcatgctaagaaattgccctaccatttttgggttgaagccatgaacacgacctgctatgttcacaacagagtgacattgaagaaagggactcctacaatcctatatgaagtctggaaaggaagaagacctacagtcGAATACTTCtatgtatttggtagcaaatgctatatcttgactgatcgtgaacaaagaaggaagatggatcccaaaagtgatgagggaatatttctgggctactcaacaagcagcagagcctacagagtctttaattccagaactcatgtaatgatggaatctatcaatgttgtggttgatgaccaacagactgatgtcacagacgatgtcgagacacCTCTGAATGATTTCCCAactgacttctcagacaaaaataaggagagTGAAACTCCccaagctgaacctgaagatgacaaaatcaacaagggaccctctatcagagttcagaaggatcatcccaaagatctcattataggagatccaaataaaggggtcactactatatcaagggaagtgatctcacatggctgctttgtgtccaagattgaacctaggaatgtcaaggaagcattgactgatgagttttggatcaatgccatgcaggaggagttaggtcaattcaagagaaataaagtatgggaactggttcctagacctgaaggagtaaatgtcataggtacaaggtgggtatataagaataaatctgatgaacaaggggttgttagtaaaaacaaagcaagattagtagcacaaggatatactcaagttgaagaagtggactttgatgaaacattcgctcatgtagctcgccttgagtccattagattattgcttggagtggcatgtattctgaaattcaaactattccaaatggatgtaaaaagtgccttcttgaatggctacttaaatgaggaagtatatgttgaacaacctaaaggattcacagatccaaatcttccaaagcatgtgtacagattgaagaaagccctttatgggttgaagcaagctcctagggcctggtatgagagactcacagtgttcctcactaacaatggatacatgaaaggaggtattgacaagaccctatttgtgaagaatgaaggagggaagctcatggtggcacaaatatatgtatatgacattgtgtttggtgggatgtccgatcagatggttgaacattttgttagacaaatgcagtctgagtttgagatgagccttgttggagaggtgacctactttcttgggctacaagtcaagcagatggaagattctatctttctatctcaaagcaaatatgccaagaacattgtgaagaagtttggcatggagaatgcaagtcataagaGGACACCTtctcctacacatgtgaaaatctccaaagatgaaaatggtgtcagtgtagatcaaagtctatacagaagcatgataggtagtttgctatatctcacagcaagcagacctgacattgcatttgctgtaggggtttgtgctagatatcaagctgaaccaaaagtcagtcacataaaccaagtgaagagaatactgaaatatgtcaatggcaccagtgactttgggatgttatatactcatggatctggatctatgctggCTGGTAcctgtgatgctgattgggcaggaagtgctgatgataggaaaagcacatcaggaggatgtttcttcttggggaacaatttgatatcatggtttagcaagaaaaaaaattgtgtgtccttatccactgctgaagctgaatacatagcagctgggagtagttgttctcaactagtttggatgaaacaaatattgattgaatacaatgtcacataagatgtcatgacattatactgtgacaacctgagtgctataaatatttctaaaaatcctattcagcatagcaggacaaagcacattgatattcgtcatcactttattatagaacttgtggaagagaaaatcatagcacttgagcatgttactactgaaatgcaattagctaACATATTtacaaaagctttggatgctaatcagtttgaatgtttaagagggaaattggggatttgtattcatgagaatttatagcaattaaagtggagtggaaaaggtaataaaaatattgtctgctcagttaaaagaaagtgcctcatttatggtaaatcattacctagtattggaactatTATCTACACCATTATCACATGCTACCTCAAaacaaccatttccatcttcatcaaactgctcagatcatctctgctagggcaacaaacattttctcaaaagttcaacaaaatgtctcaacatccctcatcctctggttcaaaacccactcatcaagcaaggactccctccatggagtttctagatgaagacgtgttggACGTTACTCCTCTTTCTGTAATTCCAGGCGACGCCCCTGGTCCTTCTTCCACGGCTGGAAACAATCAAGGTAACACTCCTGATAACCCTCCTCCTAAAGATGACATGCATTATAcagatcgtgtcattaggaaccTAGTAACTAGGATTCTAAACGAAGGACATGCAATCAAGGTTGTTTCGACCCttctgtctagaagggacccctctcctgaggtggaacctcaaactgagaaagatgatgattcatctagatcagaaaaagACATTGCTGCTGAGGGACTGTGCTCTCTAAGAAAAACCATGCCTAGCAAAGATCCTATAGATGCTTCTCACTCTAAGAAGCCTGACACTGCTGAGAGAGTAATcgatttggaggaagagagttcagaagaagaagatgacaccttggttcatcatgtGAAACCAAATTTTGCAAAGAAACTGAAGACCAAGAAAGGGAAGactgtggctgagatgttgacaACCAAAACTAGGAAGAAAACTACTGGTGCAGGACCATCTAAATgatggagtaaagtagaggtcaagaagaggaaggtcagagaaagctctgattctgaagatgatgtcgaagacgatgtcctagacatctctcctgctaaaaggcagactgttaaaaagtctccagctaaggttgcagccgtgcatttggacaacatttccttccatcttgaagatggtCCTACCAAGTGGAAGTTTGTAATACAAAGGAGATTTGCTGTTGAAAGGGAGCTAGGGAAAGATGATGTGGAAGTAAAGGAAGTTATGGAGTTGATCAAATCTGTAGGATTAATGAAAACAGTGGTCACATTACCCCAATGCTTTGAAGGTCTggtgaaggagtttgtggttaatatcccagaggatatttctgaaaagaAAATAGCAAGGAATTTTGCAATGTGTTTGTGAGAGGAAGGTGTGTGAGGTTCTACCCTGCTGTtatcaataagttcctaggaagaggaactgaaggaggtgtggagttagaggctacagacaatgaagttTGTAGGACTATCACTGctggccaagtcaaggaatggccaagcaaaaagcatcttTCAGCTGGCAAATTAACTGTTAAGTATGTCATCTtacataagattggttcagccaactgggtgccaacaaaccatatctcaactatctccaatggtcttggaagaattatatatgctattggaaccaggctcaactttgattttggaaggttcatgtttgaacaaattgtgagatatgcctccactaatgcagtaaagttgcctattgcctttccatctatcatttgtggaattatCTTAAGCCAGCAACTTGGTATCCtaaacacaagtgatattcccagcagaaggaagcctccactgtccattcactacaagttatTTAAAGGGAGCCATGTCAatgatattgtcatgacatctacAAGGAAGGAGACAGCCTCTCCAGGTGGCTTGATTGCTCaattgaaggaaacttgtaaggagctggaaACTGGGATAAGGGTTgccaaggctaggaaagaggctttagaggttctcattagtagcttggagcagGAAGATATGGATAAGGTTGGTACAACAAAGGAGTCAGATacccatacctcaagtgagaggtccaattctcaagatcaatctagtggcagttttgaatctgaaggtgaagaagatgttACTTCCTTAGACTAAGTTGTGATTGTCCCCCTGTTCTGAAGACTGTGTACTGTGTGTTGTTCTGGATGATGTTGTGGTTGTTTTGGAAGCTTGgatgttttgtttttttgtttgaATGTTTGTATTTTTTGGCAGTCCTTtctgatgccatgatgtaatatttgggctttttatgagttccatggatttctaattatctcagatattgtagctgtgtataattatggtttgtatctcctaacatttatgttttaacattttatatgttataacatctcttgtgacattctctgctaggctgattgacatttattttgtctaattggtcacctttggtctattttgactaaaaagggggagaagtgattatgtggagagTGATTATATGGAGAGCTGTAGTTAAATATGTGGAGCTGTATGGAGATGTATGTGGAGAACTGCAGTTAGTATGTAGCTAGTTGATGTAGGCTAAACAGATGAACAactgatgttgaaggagatgtttgtTGTGGGACAGACTGATGTTCTATTATGtgatgttgaagaagatgtctGATGCATATTTTGTGttgcacaggtgatgttgaaggagatgtcagagggtaactctgaatgttacaggtgctgttattattgaaggagatgtttgtgttgtacagacttagggggagaagaagtacccatgtttttatgtgtgttttactagttgctattatagctagtaattctgtttgcttCTTCTGCTGCTTAAACGTTGTTATGTTGTTTAAATGCTGATGTGTTTTTTCTtccttgtgaacaaaatggactgatatatgttttagccaaaatttgccaaagggggattttgttggttctaagtgttggcagcaattttggtaaaacaaagagtgttcataAGATGTTACTTGTGATctcttaacataagatatcttataCCTACTGgaggtttaaaatataattatgtaggattgtttcaggatgtcataccctATGTCttgacatctgatattatgtacctgctggatatttaaaatggaattatctaggattgttccaggatgtcaaacccgatgtcatgacatctgtacacagaacattcagtcagaatgttatgtgttatgtgattgtgcttttaatggcaatctatgtttgatagatgagttaattgcaaacgcaatcaatcaatgattacaacATGATTTATCTTATTTTCCAAATAGATCTAACCAACTGCCATAAGgagatttgaatggaaaatagttttagggttttatgatgtccaagcccagctgaaagcttctataaaaaggacatggaaaacctgatttgatacacaagaaatacagagcgaaatattctgagagaataagggtttaagtcttgtgtggtcgtgtgacttgtaagccattcaattcatccatagatgattgaattggtctgatttttgagttgtaatttgtcactcaaagcttttaagcatgagtgtgtgtctacttgattgaagctgctaagtaagatcaactgtgtgtctttgaagagtgtcttcttttcataagtaattcttgtttaatatcactggtgtgattgagggagagtgagatgggatctcatatctaagagttcttaggtagaagtcacacgggcagagattaggtgaaaaagactgtaacttgtgttgtttactgagagtctttgaactgattctattttagtggatttccttcctggcttggtagcccccagacgtaggtgagttgaaccgaactgggttaacaattgcttgtgtctcttgtattactgttctttatctttatcatgtttgcattgttcagatattagtgtcgtgacattaccttcgacatctcatatctgataccagaatttcaaacAATCTTCATGGACTCTCAACAACAGTCTGtgtacaacttctctcaacagatgaaCTCGAATGAGCAAGCTCCAAGTTTAAGCCATCAAAACCCAGCAGTCACCGGCGTCGTCTCCACTCCCatttacaaagaacctcacattcttgattGTGAGCCTCATATCCATCTTGCAACACCCTTTGAAAAGATGGAAGTGTTGTGTGAAACATTGGTAGATTTTGACAACATGAGAAGAAATGGTGTCGACCTCActgatgaattgaagaagcaagGGTGGGAAAAATACTTCCAACGTATCTATGGCCCAGTCTATACAAATCTGGTAAAAGAATTCTTGAGATTCGCTGACGTTGAcgatcactacattgtctcctacATTCTGGGAGTCAAGATGGTAATCACAGAAAAATCAATTGCTGCCCTTCTGGGCATGGAGAAGGCTGGAGGAAGACGcatttacaacatcaatcctaggcAAAGTATTTGTCCCATGAGATAAACCCTACAATCTTTCAACAGAGTgctgaaggcaagcattccaagaacaaggaactgcatcagaacctccgggtatggctgaagatcatcttaggcaccatccatcatcgcccagcctccaactcctctgattacatcaaCACATACCAGAAATGCATTTTGTACTGCATTCataagggtctgaagctctgccttcctgcactcctcttcaaatatctcagagactctgtgagagataccagaaacaacatgaagacaagGAATTACATTCCTCTGGGGAGACTTATTTCTGATGTACTGATTGAAAGTGGCCTCATGGACCATCTGATACAgttcagactcatggaagacgtgatgatagatactggaagacctctgaacgctcgcaatctgaagagcatgggaataATAAATCAAGTAAGGATCAAACCAactctggacacctcctgggaagctcttAAAGATCAGAGGAAGACCCCAAATGGACTCTATCTATTCTCAAAAATCGACCCTCAAGAGGTAGTCATGTACTACTTAGATGATCTGTGCAAACAAGGAGTAGACATCTCAGACTTCACCTTAGACTGGCTGCCAGAATTTCCTCCAGATTTCATGAAGAGGACACGAGAACCATCTGAGAAGGCAAAGCAGGCGAAGAGAGCAAAGCTGGGAGAATCAtctggatcaagacctccagtACCTCTGGTTGGATCAcctggtaagtctgttcctctCCCTCCTTCTGTAAAAATCAAACCAGTTGCTTCCTCACTCCCTCAACCTTTGCCCATATACACAAACTCTAAAACTCCTCCCTCAACCTCTAGACCCTCTAACCAACATTCCCAAAAATTAAACCTTGCCACCACATCTCTACCTGTTTCAGAAGCAGAAATGCTGAACGAAACCACTTCACCCTCCTCATCACCATCTCCAGAATCCCCACCTTACTACACCCTCTCATCTAACATTGAACCTTCTGATCCTCAGTCTCCAACTCTGGCTCAGCTTCAACACtgtgctctggcctctcaacagcCAACACACTCTAGCCCTGAACCAGAAGTTACCTCTCCACCCCCAGAAAACCCAAACACAACCACCTCTGACCCTCCACCATCCGAGCCAATCCACTCTGAACCACAACCCTCTGAAATAACCCAACCAACTCCTTCCGCTGACCCACAAACTCCCACACTTAACTTAAGCCCCCCTCCCCACTTCTCCACCCCAAGCCTCTGAGCCAGAAAACACCCTACTGACCCTTAAGGAAACAATAAAGGTGTTTGCAGAAGtttcagttgacaaggtcaagtctctatccatcaactctggcatcagtgatgatccctccgCTATATGGActcactggaacagagtgataagttggatgacctctgaagccttcaaactgaaaggcctctctgaacaagtctgcaatgacttcatcagagacgctgagatcAGACTTTAGGAGCGTCTAGCCAAAGAAGCTAAGGAGCGGGCAAGAAAGGAAGCTGAAGACAAAGTAAGGCAAGAAGAACATCAGAAAATCAAAGAAGCTGaggccaaagctctagctgatgatgatgatgctgctgaagctgaggcaAAAGCCAAAGCTGCCGCTGAAGAAGCAGCTCGTCTTGCTGAAGAGTCTGCTGCCAGAGTCAGAAACGATGCAttgactcagggggagtccttTACCTTCGTCCCTCTGGTACTGAAGACTCTTGAAGAGCTGCAGAAAGAACAAAAGGTAGTTTGAGCCAGACTGGACCAACAGGATTCTGtcaatgtcaacattcagaacatgttgacccagctgctccagaggatgcctccacctccaaacccttaggcacttaggattttcTGTGTTCTTTCTGATTTACTTGTTGCTTTTATCTGCTCTGCTTGTTGTTTTCCGCTTCTATGTTTTCTTTCTGAGTTTCTGGCTTCTGTAATTGCTATCTGTTAATATCAATCTTTTGCTCATATGTTTTTGCTAAGTATTTTTgattttgacaaaaagggggagaactaaaaacagctatgatgaaaacatatctaattTCTTTCAAACTCTGCAAACATTATGACTTaaagatatgcaggaaagtaACTAGAAACATCCAACCATGGAAGatccggtaagaacttctgaactcccagatctaactcagggggagctcactaCAATCTGATCTAAGACTCTTTTCTAAAAATGTTTCATCTCTAAATTaaattgttttgtcatcatcaaaaagggggagattgtaagaacaaaacTGTTTCTACAATAGATTTCTAaaattttgatgataacaaaggatgaaaccaaaaatggcactctaacgagattttttctaagtatgcaggactctgaacattcaTGCAGGAATCTGAACATTCACGCTGGACTCTGAACAGATATGAAGGATTCTGATCACATATCAGATACAAACGTATGTCAGATACAAAGTATTAAAGGATCAGACACCGTTGAGAAAGAAGTACATCCaagaagttctgactctgatcaaaGAAAGACAGAAAAAGATCCAGAAGCTCCAACAAACTACTGGTCTcagactctgatacttaagaagactagtactctgagaagctctgataAAGTCAGACGTGATCATCCTCTGAAGAACAACTCTGGTacatcaagactctgatgaagattcacaAGTCCAGAAAGCATAACGGAAATTATTCTcactatggaaaggaagtattttaagaaagaatttaaaagggagacaaaatggttatagcaagaaacacagaagtaatgacat includes:
- the LOC127136920 gene encoding uncharacterized protein LOC127136920, giving the protein MYYLDDLCKQGVDISDFTLDWLPEFPPDFMKRTREPSEKAKQAKRAKLGESSGSRPPVPLVGSPGKSVPLPPSVKIKPVASSLPQPLPIYTNSKTPPSTSRPSNQHSQKLNLATTSLPVSEAEMLNETTSPSSSPSPESPPYYTLSSNIEPSDPQSPTLAQLQHCALASQQPTHSSPEPEERLAKEAKERARKEAEDKVRQEEHQKIKEAEAKALADDDDAAEAEAKAKAAAEEAARLAEESAARVRNDALTQGESFTFVPLVLKTLEELQKEQKIQSIKGSDTVEKEVHPRSSDSDQRKTEKDPEAPTNYWSQTLILKKTSTLRSSDKVRRDHPLKNNSGLLLGDSEDGPSCPMPSSSASGTTDHGKELERLLHVRRRKARLELSEATPIVSESEKEEAVSVHSEDSETVSEPIAEAPPPVERLLGDYGGANAPIGSYTLQ